Proteins encoded by one window of Streptococcus sanguinis:
- a CDS encoding GNAT family N-acetyltransferase, translating into MSLTSQIITAEFPDLDKVEALNREAFPEEERVPINEFLRYTNDERSHFFAFYNEEEFVGFAFAVYNEKMFYVSFFAIMPHLRSHGYGGEIIHKLTEFYQKTMVLEVERVDEECDNLEQRQARMDFYKRNGFRTTNAFLEYEGLSFEILYLGHHFDEEAYRDIFHMLQEKNFFEFEIKYRRFSDV; encoded by the coding sequence ATGTCTTTAACTAGTCAAATTATTACAGCAGAATTTCCTGATTTAGATAAGGTGGAGGCCTTAAATCGAGAAGCCTTTCCTGAAGAAGAGAGAGTTCCTATTAATGAATTTCTCCGCTATACCAATGATGAACGGTCTCATTTCTTTGCCTTCTACAATGAGGAAGAATTTGTTGGTTTTGCTTTTGCAGTTTATAACGAAAAAATGTTCTATGTCAGCTTCTTTGCGATTATGCCGCACCTTCGCAGCCATGGCTATGGGGGAGAAATCATTCATAAACTGACAGAGTTTTATCAAAAAACTATGGTTCTAGAGGTAGAACGTGTCGATGAAGAATGTGACAATTTAGAGCAACGTCAAGCACGTATGGACTTCTATAAGCGTAATGGCTTTCGAACGACCAATGCCTTTCTGGAATATGAAGGGTTAAGCTTTGAAATCTTGTATTTGGGACATCATTTTGATGAGGAGGCTTATCGAGATATTTTCCATATGCTGC
- a CDS encoding ABC transporter ATP-binding protein, with protein sequence MKNTSSFARLWSYLKVYKFAVAFAIFLKILSVVMSVVEPFVLGLAITELTNNLLDMAKGVAGAQINVFYVGWVMVLYFLRAIFYEIGSYYSNYFMTNAVQATIRDLRDELSHKINRIPVSYFDKHQFGDLLGRFTSDVEAVSNALQQSFLQVINAVFTLILVIVMVLVLNLQLGIIVVISIPITYLSARFIVKKSQPYFKQQADALGAMNGFVQENLTGFNILKLYVREESSQEDFRQITQNLQKVGFKASFISGLMMPVLNVISDLTYLLLALLGGLQVIAGRLTVGNMQAFVQYVWQINQPIQNLTQLAGQLQSAKSSLDRIFQVLDEADEVNDRTEKLEQDLTGQVSFKDVDFQYVADKPLIRNFNLEVKPGEMVAIVGPTGAGKTTLINLLMRFYDVTKGAITVDGHDIRHLSRQDYRKQFGMVLQDAWLYEGTIKENLRFGNLQATDEEIVEAAKAANVDHFIRTLPGGYNMEMNQESSNISLGQKQLLTIARALLANPKILILDEATSSVDTRLELLIQKAMKTLMQGRTSFVIAHRLSTIQEADKILVLKDGQIIEQGNHESLLADKGFYYDLYQSQFSKKAEEV encoded by the coding sequence ATGAAAAACACGTCAAGTTTTGCTCGTCTGTGGAGCTACCTAAAAGTTTATAAATTTGCAGTCGCCTTTGCGATTTTCCTCAAAATCCTCAGTGTCGTTATGAGTGTCGTCGAGCCCTTTGTCTTAGGTCTAGCCATTACTGAACTGACAAATAATCTGCTAGATATGGCTAAAGGGGTGGCTGGCGCCCAGATTAATGTGTTCTATGTTGGCTGGGTCATGGTCTTGTATTTTCTGCGGGCGATTTTTTATGAAATCGGTTCTTACTATTCTAATTACTTTATGACCAATGCAGTGCAGGCTACCATTCGGGACTTGCGCGATGAACTTAGTCATAAGATTAATCGTATTCCCGTTTCTTACTTTGATAAGCATCAGTTTGGTGACTTGCTGGGGCGTTTTACCAGCGATGTCGAAGCTGTTTCCAATGCCTTGCAGCAGTCCTTTCTGCAAGTTATCAACGCAGTCTTTACTCTAATCTTGGTCATCGTAATGGTATTAGTACTCAATCTGCAGTTGGGGATAATTGTGGTAATTTCTATTCCGATTACCTACCTCAGTGCTCGCTTTATCGTAAAGAAATCCCAGCCGTACTTTAAACAGCAGGCAGATGCACTAGGAGCTATGAATGGCTTTGTTCAAGAAAATCTGACAGGCTTTAATATTTTGAAGCTCTATGTCAGAGAAGAAAGCTCCCAGGAGGATTTTCGTCAAATTACGCAAAATCTGCAGAAAGTAGGTTTTAAAGCCAGCTTTATTTCTGGTTTGATGATGCCTGTTTTGAATGTTATTTCAGATCTGACCTACCTCTTGTTGGCCCTGCTGGGCGGCCTTCAGGTTATTGCAGGGCGATTGACAGTCGGAAATATGCAAGCCTTTGTTCAGTATGTCTGGCAGATTAATCAGCCCATTCAAAACCTGACTCAGCTGGCTGGTCAGCTGCAGAGTGCCAAGTCTTCTTTAGACCGGATTTTCCAAGTGCTGGACGAAGCAGATGAAGTCAATGATAGGACAGAAAAGCTGGAGCAAGATCTGACAGGTCAGGTTAGCTTCAAGGATGTGGACTTCCAGTATGTGGCAGACAAGCCGCTCATTCGGAATTTCAATCTGGAAGTCAAACCTGGAGAAATGGTGGCTATTGTCGGTCCGACTGGTGCTGGTAAGACTACGTTGATTAACTTGCTCATGCGTTTCTACGATGTAACCAAAGGCGCGATTACAGTTGATGGGCATGACATACGCCATCTGTCCCGTCAGGACTACCGTAAACAGTTCGGTATGGTGTTGCAGGATGCCTGGCTTTATGAGGGGACTATAAAGGAAAATCTTCGTTTTGGCAATCTGCAAGCCACTGATGAAGAAATTGTAGAGGCGGCCAAGGCGGCTAATGTGGACCACTTTATACGGACCTTACCAGGCGGCTACAATATGGAAATGAATCAAGAATCCAGCAATATCTCGCTGGGGCAGAAGCAGTTGCTTACGATTGCGAGGGCTCTTTTGGCCAATCCTAAGATTCTGATTTTGGATGAAGCGACCTCATCTGTCGATACACGGCTGGAGCTCTTGATTCAGAAAGCTATGAAGACTCTCATGCAGGGGCGGACCAGTTTTGTCATTGCTCACCGACTGTCGACCATTCAAGAAGCGGATAAGATTTTGGTGCTCAAGGATGGTCAGATTATCGAGCAAGGCAATCACGAGAGTCTCTTGGCTGATAAAGGATTTTATTATGACCTTTATCAGAGTCAATTTTCTAAAAAAGCAGAAGAAGTTTAA
- a CDS encoding ABC transporter ATP-binding protein, translated as MLYIWSYLKRYPKWLVLDFVAAIFFVIVNLGLPTVLARMIDEGINPKQTDRLFFWAWVMFGVIILGVLGRIVLAYAAGKLTTTMVQDMRNDLYAKLQEYSHHEYEQIGVSSLVTRLTSDAFVLMQFAEQTLKMGVITPMMMLSSILMIFLTSPSLAWIVAVSVPFLAVVVIYVAVKTKPLSEKQQKTLDKINQYVRENLTGLRVIRAFAREEFQEKGFADENEVYAQNSNKLFKLTGLTEPLFVQIIIAMIVAIVWFALDPLRDGSLEIGNLVAFIEYSFHALLSFLFLANLFTMYPRTAVSSQRLKEVMDMPISINPNEDGVTETETKGYLEFDNVTFAYPGETESPVLHNISFKAKPGETIAFIGSTGSGKSTLVQLIPRFYDVTLGKILVDGVDVREYNLKALRQKIGFIPQKALLFTGTIAENLRYGKEEASQEELSQAAEVAQAKDFIESREERFETHLAEGGSNLSGGQKQRLSIARAVVKKPDIYIFDDSFSALDYKTDAVLRRRLKEVTGQATVLIVAQRVGTIIDADQIIVLDQGEIVGRGKHEELMETNDIYREIADSQLKNQALTEE; from the coding sequence ATGTTATACATTTGGTCTTATTTGAAGAGATATCCTAAGTGGCTGGTCTTGGATTTTGTAGCGGCAATCTTTTTTGTGATTGTCAATCTAGGGTTGCCAACGGTGCTGGCTCGCATGATTGATGAGGGAATCAATCCTAAGCAGACAGACCGGCTCTTTTTCTGGGCTTGGGTGATGTTTGGCGTTATTATCTTAGGAGTGCTGGGGCGAATCGTTCTGGCTTATGCGGCTGGGAAGCTAACGACGACCATGGTGCAGGACATGCGCAATGATCTCTATGCCAAGCTGCAAGAGTATTCTCATCATGAGTATGAGCAAATCGGTGTGTCTTCTTTGGTCACGCGCTTGACCTCGGATGCTTTTGTACTTATGCAGTTTGCGGAGCAAACCCTGAAAATGGGTGTCATTACTCCCATGATGATGCTGTCCAGTATTCTCATGATTTTTCTGACTAGTCCGTCTTTGGCCTGGATTGTAGCTGTTTCAGTGCCTTTCTTGGCTGTCGTAGTCATTTATGTGGCGGTTAAAACCAAGCCCCTGTCTGAAAAGCAGCAGAAGACCCTTGATAAGATTAATCAGTATGTGAGGGAAAATCTGACTGGTCTGCGCGTTATTCGAGCTTTTGCGCGGGAGGAATTTCAAGAGAAGGGTTTTGCCGATGAAAATGAGGTCTATGCGCAAAACTCCAATAAGCTCTTTAAGCTGACTGGTCTGACAGAGCCACTCTTTGTGCAGATTATTATTGCGATGATTGTGGCTATTGTCTGGTTTGCCCTAGATCCTTTGCGGGACGGCAGTCTTGAAATCGGAAATCTCGTTGCCTTTATCGAATACAGCTTTCACGCCCTGCTATCCTTCCTCTTCTTGGCCAATCTCTTTACCATGTATCCACGGACGGCGGTATCGAGTCAACGGCTTAAGGAAGTCATGGACATGCCAATCTCAATCAATCCTAACGAAGATGGTGTAACCGAGACAGAGACGAAGGGTTATCTGGAGTTTGACAATGTAACCTTCGCTTATCCAGGTGAGACAGAGAGTCCTGTACTGCATAATATTTCCTTCAAGGCCAAGCCAGGTGAGACTATCGCCTTTATCGGCTCTACTGGTTCTGGTAAGTCTACACTGGTGCAGCTGATTCCGCGCTTTTACGATGTAACACTTGGTAAGATTTTAGTGGACGGTGTGGACGTCCGTGAGTACAATCTGAAAGCTCTACGTCAGAAGATTGGCTTTATTCCGCAGAAGGCTCTGCTATTTACTGGAACTATCGCAGAAAACCTGCGCTATGGAAAGGAAGAGGCTAGTCAGGAAGAGCTGAGTCAGGCGGCTGAGGTTGCTCAAGCCAAGGACTTTATCGAGAGCCGGGAAGAGCGTTTTGAGACTCATCTGGCTGAGGGAGGCAGCAATCTATCCGGTGGGCAGAAGCAGCGGCTTTCTATCGCCCGCGCGGTGGTCAAAAAGCCGGATATTTATATCTTCGACGACTCTTTTTCTGCTCTGGACTATAAGACAGATGCGGTGCTTCGTCGTCGCCTCAAGGAAGTGACAGGTCAGGCAACGGTGCTGATTGTAGCCCAACGTGTGGGAACCATCATAGACGCTGACCAAATTATCGTTCTGGATCAGGGTGAAATCGTTGGACGCGGGAAGCATGAAGAGCTGATGGAAACTAATGATATCTATCGTGAAATTGCGGATTCGCAGCTGAAGAATCAAGCTTTGACAGAGGAATAG